tgtatatgataaaatgtttcCCCTCGTCACTAATCAAATATATTCGTTTcctattttagaaaaattttatttttgattattacacgtaggaagttgtttttaataaaacaggctgtaataatataacattttatgtaggtatctatacttatacattactgttccatatattatagaattatagaaaACATTACTCTACTTACAGTAGCTATAATGTGTCTAACATTTTTATAGTCTTGTCTTGTTTCATTGtttaaatgtcatatttgtttaactcattaaaataaatgcaattttgaaaatttaatttcgttCTTTCAGTTAGACAGATTAAACATAATCTAAAAGTTTATTTTCTAAGTACATTGTGTTTTGTCACGCTGAATTTATtacatcaatttttttctataatcatTGTTTCTATAATcaccaatttttattaaaatttaacaattttatttacaaaatgtaggTAAGTTAGTTACTCTGTTGTGCAGTAAGTTAGGATTAGATATAACtataatgtattcaatttgaattaatgataaatcattgaaattgaaaaaataattttgagcgAATGAAGTGGgtagtttattttcaattttttggttAGTTTAAcatatatcaatttataatttctttatttaatacattgattcattaatataattatttgataaaacccTTTCATAATTAAGgccgtttttaaattacactgtTTGttctaaatataatgtttatcataactcaatgaatattttataggtatttttatatttaatattttattagaattacaaattattttaaaaacattgttgtTTTATATGTTTTAGACAGTTTTTCAAAGGCCCAAAAAAAATGTGAGATGGCAAAGGGTAAATCTGACCTTTCTTCGACAGaagaagataaattaaaaaagaaaaaaattagaagaCAAAATAGAGTTTGTTTACAATCTGGTATGTTTAGTCTAGATACAGttggtataattttcaaaaaataggcatatttaacgattttatttctataatataatatgtatttaatctttatttatcgatattaatttataatgctaccatcgtatattatagtcttatcaagtatttttgtttatagataGTGAACAATCTGACACATTATCTGACATGAACCAAAATTCAATACCATGTTATCATTCTGCAGGCaagtagttttttatattttttagattcgtagtgtattattatagcattttttttttcatgttttattCAGATTCtagtactaataaaaatattattgtaaccgacaaccaaaacataaaatttttaagaCAGGATATTGTTCTTGAACGTCGACCTGATGGTTGGTCGCCATTAAAAgtctctaaaaataataatattgtaccaggttggtaaataaattacattttatccataaataacattgataaagttaaatattttatatattatagacaaaatGAGCCCTGCAGCTACATTGAATGATGATATTACTACATCCTCTAAAGCAGTAACTCATATTTATAATGTCACACCTTTAAAAACTATGAACAAGTCGATTCCAAAAATGCTGATAAgtggtatttaaaatttctattaataaattcaaaattataattataatttgttactataacttaatttaatttatatcatgtaatttttattttttttaggaaacaAATCTGATAACGGCAGTGTTATTATGTCTCCATTAAAAACATCCAAATATACATCTTCATCTCAGTCACAcggtaatgtaaaataaaagtttaatttgcaTTAGACTATATTTCatgttttataatcaaatatctaCAATTTAAGGTGTAAAAAGGAGcctatttgatgatattaataaaagtcCAAATAGGAGTGATTCAAGTTTAACTGCCTGTACGCCAAACAATTCTATTATTaatggtaattataattttaatttttagtattcacaaatatagttttatttgtttgtaagaAATAACTCTGTCTCTCAGTATAATCACTTTcagcttttaatataattactttcAATAACTTGcaacataacataacattaaaTAGAAAGATGACGTTTCAAGTTCACAgtataacagaaaaataaaaatttaacctcTAACATAAGTgagaaataatagtaataataatagtgatcataacctagtaatagtaataattagggCTCATAAGTTCATGCactaaaaaatgcataaataagCATGCATTCATGCACTAAAAATTggcaaaatatgcattataatatgcactaatAATAAGTTCGAAAATATgtcctaacatttttaaattatgcattaaataaaaaaatgatgaacaaagtttaaaataatactaatatatccaTTCATTTTAttccttttaatttttatacattcaacaaacaaaattaatacttgTGTAATTCAAATAGCTTTGTCatctttatcaattattataaggtTGTCATTTTTTGTCTAATTTGTGTACACCTTTATCCAGCACCTACAATTGTTTCCGCGGTACTACGTAAAACgcataaaatctaaataggCATGTACTAGCAGcaagtatttatttgttatttttgatagCAGCTTCCAgtgtcatatcaaatttaaaaaatgatgacaTTTTCTTAGAATcttctattattaattaattattatttaatattctagtCTGGAGTATaaagtattaacattattaattaactataaacaGATAACACTTGTTCGATggctgaaaaaaaaactttgtctCCACAACAGTTTTTGGACAGTTAAcactacattatacatatacaaatttttttatttctttgaaaatgttttaaacttatatttacgtagtttgttatattatttttttttaaggagcTAAGACAAGTTTATTTTCAAACAGTCCAATAAAGATTTCTCCAAGACCTGGATTATCTGGTGTGTATTgcttttaattcatatttaaatgcattattttcCTGAAACTATTATTAATGCATTAGAATGACAGAATGTacccttattagttattatattgtcgaatgattattgaatttaatttcctgtatgcaattattttgattttagtcAACAATAGTATATCCATTAAATCCACAGAAGGACCTACACCACTGTTGACTTGTGTTATTGCTTACACCACTGTTGACTCCACGCCACGCCACTGATGTATTACATTTAAGGTTGATGATTTTTTACCAGTTGAATAGCAACATTCACCTTACAAAAACAAGAGTAACTCTAGGAAATTTGAATGGTATATGGTGGATATGTACTAATGAATTGAGATCTAATGGTACTATACTAGCGAAACAAATATGAAAGTACCTATATGAAAGAACGTCAAAAACTGTTACTGTAGTACAAAACAATGTCTTGATGTGGTTTTTATGATGTCATTCATGAACTGAAGAAATAATTTCAAGATACCAAAGTATTTTTTCGGCCAATATCATTAGCCAGgcatcaacaatattttattagatggaCACATTAGGTCTAAACTGTGTTGGGTTTTCAAGAGTGAAAACctctagtataaaaataattaatatagtgtaTTGATATAATTCTAGATATAGAAATTCattgcattaattttttttctttcattcaTTTTTTCACTTTCTTTTTAACGTTCACATTGACTTTAAACTTTATAAGGATACCAATAACGTGTTAAGCGCTTATGACAAATCAgtcacataattaaaatattagatgaCCGTGTGAAAGATCATAATTGCCGTAATATGCTAGATGATATGAAGAAAGATGCAACATAAAGtaagttcaatattttaatagatacacGGTTACATAcagtagtatatatgtatattttattatttagtattccTATTATATAAGGTACAGGGCCTTAGGCAATATCTAAATTGTGATATACGAGGCCccataatttattgtagaatAAAACCATTAAGATTTCCcatcaataatagtaataatactatgaaaatCAAAAGCGTGGATAGCGTTTAAGATTTAGGGAACATACAGCCCTCTGACTTACCTTCGTCTATATGAccaaaaatgtgtaataattatacctaatatatttgtacaattaaaTCCTATAGATAGTTACGCAAAGCTAACCGAGTTTACTCCGtccaataaatattgaacatcaAGAGACGGTGTAAGATTATGAACAATTTGCAACCcagtaatattttcatttacattaGATTCTTCCTGAACTTCACAATCCATATCTGTGTTTTCTATTCCATACTCAGACAACCCATTACGCCAGCCGAAAAGTTATCAATTACATTAAGGTGAGatgtcaatttttttctttttagaaaattaaaaaacattcataTAATGACAATGCATTACAGAACTTTttcatgtaataatttaaacaaagtcTATAACTGTCtatgataaataaacaaaaaaaatatggttataTCATGGTGTACTGTTTCacattcatcaaaatataaaaacataaaatcatacaaaaataatccGTAatactagactttaaaactgtataaaaaaatcttggttagcgattataataatgataaaatatcaaaagcTTCTTTAAAAGCATAATAAGTAACTACAATGACTTCCAGGAAGTATACACTGACGGATCTAAAACTCAAGAAGGAGTAGGTTTCTCAATAATAttcccaaataaaatatttttacac
This genomic window from Metopolophium dirhodum isolate CAU chromosome 1, ASM1992520v1, whole genome shotgun sequence contains:
- the LOC132945240 gene encoding uncharacterized protein LOC132945240, giving the protein MVWCVVHFVLDNTVEVVPGFWYAKGNCAWPRSSKTKDIKKAIFNQVRPNKLDFSFFEARCLSSNIDSFSKAQKKCEMAKGKSDLSSTEEDKLKKKKIRRQNRVCLQSDSEQSDTLSDMNQNSIPCYHSADSSTNKNIIVTDNQNIKFLRQDIVLERRPDGWSPLKVSKNNNIVPDKMSPAATLNDDITTSSKAVTHIYNVTPLKTMNKSIPKMLISGNKSDNGSVIMSPLKTSKYTSSSQSHGVKRSLFDDINKSPNRSDSSLTACTPNNSIINGAKTSLFSNSPIKISPRPGLSVNNSISIKSTEGPTPLLTCVIAYTTVDSTPRH